A single region of the Lotus japonicus ecotype B-129 chromosome 4, LjGifu_v1.2 genome encodes:
- the LOC130711708 gene encoding ranBP2-type zinc finger protein At1g67325, with protein sequence MGEGREGDWECSSCNNRNYAFRSFCNRCKQPRLLVDTKTPADSKWLPRIGDWICTGCTNNNYASREKCKKCGQPKEVAAMPAVAMTGASFPPYPHYVSRAPGGPAQKMNIGFNGLIGNGVLPQPLHLNSNWPVTGADKYGVHPVSMWLPGGNYSSGHPYVNPSSQDLSIAKGWRNGDWICNCGFHNYSSRSQCKKCDAFPPALGTKRLASEELVYDWDNKRLNVGTTNDRQHTFTSLEQAVGNSADPKPGVFPSYPGINSSTAPSLPMPQLLPPQVSTPALLGKGAKQWRSGDWMCTNCNNHNYASRLHCNRCKTQRVAPMQPVNVV encoded by the exons atggggGAAGGGAGAGAAGGAGATTGGGAGTGCAGCAGTTGCAACAACCGCAACTACGCTTTCAGATCATTCTGCAATCGATGCAAGCAACCCCGTCTCCTCGTTGATACCAAAACCCCTGCTGATTCCAAGTGGCTCCCTCGTATTGGTGATTGGATCTGCACCG GTTGCACTAACAACAATTATGCATCAAGAGAGAAGTGCAAGAAGTGTGGACAACCAAAGGAGGTAGCAGCCATGCCAGCAGTTGCAATGACCGGAGCATCTTTCCCCCCTTATCCGCATTATGTTTCCAGGGCTCCAGGAGGACCAGCACAAAAGATGAACATTGGATTCAATGGATTGATCGGAAATGGTGTGCTACCGCAGCCACTGCATTTAAACTCCAATTGGCCTGTTACCGGAGCAGATAAGTATGGTGTCCATCCAGTTTCCATGTGGCTACCTGGTGGAAATTATAGTTCTGGACATCCTTATGTAAACCCCTCCAGCCAGGACCTATCTATTGCGAAAGGATGGCGCAATGGGGACTGGATCTGTAACTGTGGTTTCCATAACTACTCATCACGCTCACAG TGTAAAAAGTGTGATGCTTTTCCACCTG CACTTGGGACAAAACGATTAGCTTCTGAAGAATTGGTTTATGACTGGGACAACAAGAGATTGAATGTAGGAACT ACAAATGATCGGCAGCACACATTTACAAGTTTAGAGCAAGCAGTGGGGAACAGCGCAGATCCTAAACCTGGAGTATTCCCTTCTTATCCCGGTATAAACTCAAGTACCGCTCCAAGTTTGCCAATGCCCCAATTGCTTCCACCTCAAGTTTCTACTCCAGCACTCCTTGGAAAAGG AGCGAAGCAATGGCGTAGTGGAGACTGGATGTGCACAAATTGCAACAATCATAATTATGCTTCCAGACTACACTGTAACAG
- the LOC130710435 gene encoding endoglucanase 2-like: MEQKVTVTNKKYLLGALFWKLAVSIIAVLVIGAGVFTILTKFRYSHSPKLHTRPTNIVHKYASALELSLLFFDAQKSGKLQNNRVSWRGDSGLRDGSEANLDLSKGMYDAGDLMKFGFPMAFTATVLSWAILEYGDHMDEVNQLQFALDSLKWVTDYLVNAHPFADVLYIQVGDPEVDHNCWERPEDMTEGRPLTQVNSSFPGTEVAAETAAALASASLVFKDINVTYSDILLGHAQQLFTFADTYKVSYSVSVPQVGQYYNSSGYWDELLWAGSWLYHATNDPTYLNYVTQQNENAYGNLGSLSWFSWDDKHAATQVLLSRVNFFGSRGMPDAQNLDLQKYRESAEMLMCKLLPDSPTATTNRTESGLIWVVPWNPLQHSVASAFLAVLYSDYMLTSQTENLYCSGKLYKPVDLRKFAISQAEYVLGENPMRMSYLVGYGSDYPKHIHHRGSSIPVNATTGCRDGFKKWFDSPHPNPNTAVGALVGGPFFNETYNDFRNNSMQGEPTTYSSALLVALLSGLVASSSVDRSF; the protein is encoded by the exons ATGGAACAGAAGGTTACTGTGACCAATAAAAAGTACCTACTAGGTGCCTTGTTTTGGAAACTAGCAGTTTCAATCATTGCAGTACTCGTAATAGGTGCTGGTGTTTTCACCATACTCACCAAGTTTCGTTATTCTCATTCACCTAAACTCCATACTCGCCCCACCAACATCGTTCACAAATATGCCTCTGCTCTTGAATTGTCTCTGCTATTTTTTGATGCCCAGAAAT CTGGGAAGCTGCAGAATAACAGGGTTTCATGGAGAGGGGATTCAGGGCTACGAGATGGGAGTGAAGCGAATTTGGATTTGTCTAAAGGAATGTATGATGCTGGTGACCTCATGAAGTTTGGGTTTCCCATGGCTTTCACTGCTACTGTGCTTTCTTGGGCCATTCTTGAGTATGGAGATCACATGGATGAGGTGAACCAGCTGCAGTTTGCATTGGACTCGCTCAAGTGGGTCACAGATTATCTTGTTAATGCACATCCTTTTGCTGATGTGCTCTACATTCAG GTGGGGGATCCTGAGGTGGATCACAATTGCTGGGAAAGGCCTGAAGACATGACTGAAGGAAGGCCACTTACTCAAGTTAACTCATCTTTCCCGGGAACAGAAGTTGCAGCAGAAACTGCAGCTGCATTGGCCTCAGCGTCTCTGGTTTTTAAGGACATCAATGTCACTTATTCTGATATTCTCCTTGGACATGCTCAGCAGCTGTTCACTTTTGCTGATACATACAAAGTTTCCTACAGTGTCAGCGTCCCTCAAGTGGGGCAATACTACAACTCTTCTGGGTACTGGGATGAACTCTTATGGGCAGGTAGCTGGCTCTATCATGCAACAAACGATCCAACATACCTAAATTATGTGACACAGCAGAATGAAAATGCATATGGCAATTTAGGAAGTCTATCTTGGTTTAGTTGGGATGATAAGCATGCTGCAACTCAG GTTCTATTGTCAAGAGTAAATTTCTTTGGTTCTAGAGGCATGCCTGATGCACAGAACCTTGACCTTCAGAAGTATAGAGAATCTGCTGAAATGCTCATGTGCAAGCTTCTACCAGATTCACCAACAGCCACAACCAACAGGACTGAAA GTGGGCTGATATGGGTGGTACCATGGAACCCTTTGCAACATTCAGTGGCTTCTGCATTCTTAGCAGTTCTTTATAGTGATTACATGCTGACATCTCAAACTGAAAATCTATACTGTAGTGGGAAATTGTATAAACCAGTAGATCTTCGCAAATTCGCCATTTCTCAG GCTGAGTATGTATTGGGAGAAAATCCTATGAGGATGAGTTATCTAGTGGGATATGGAAGTGATTACCCTAAACATATTCATCACAGAGGATCTTCCATTCCAGTTAATGCTACAACTGGTTGCAGGGATGGATTCAAGAAATGGTTTGACTCACCTCACCCCAATCCTAATACAGCAGTTGGAGCTCTAGTGGGTGGTCCTTTCTTCAATGAGACATACAATGATTTCAGGAACAACTCCATGCAGGGTGAACCAACCACTTACAGTAGTGCCCTACTGGTTGCTCTCCTCTCTGGCTTGGTTGCTAGTTCCTCAGTAGATAGGTCTTTCTAG
- the LOC130710436 gene encoding uncharacterized protein LOC130710436 → MATDEDIGMSAMKSKLSQSHETWKQGMERNQSQVDALQAKLMEVKACIQGSKEDTKKELEVLWRRVKTTATLLTYLKSKARIMAVPHLAHTSCGIKKLDGIGLVDKDGIPLSGWSKNVDLTSFDGPDDESWIGISCQRGFLDEQDAVYIGEILKSVQMVSDVMEALVKRVLLAESETTIEKEKASLGQEEIMRKSAQLENMSMKLEEMERFALGTNSILNDMRQRVADLVEETTRQRQRAAENEEELCRVKQEFESLKSYVSSLITVRETLLSSEKQFQTIEKLFERLVGKTTQLEGEKMQKEAEVQKLMEENVRLSALLDKKEAQILALNEQCKMMALSSSHM, encoded by the exons ATGGCGACAGATGAGGATATTGGCATGTCAGCTATGAAGTCTAAGTTGAGTCAATCACATGAAACATGGAAGCAGGGGATGGAAAGAAACCAATCTCAAGTTGATGCATTGCAAGCAAAACTTATGGAGGTGAAGGCTTGTATACAGGGCTCAAAGGAAGATACAAAAAAGGAATTAGAGGTTCTATGGCGAAGAGTCAAGACTACAGCTACCTTGTTGACCTACTTAAAATCCAAAGCTAGAATTATGGCTGTTCCTCATCTAGCCCATACATCTTGTGGCATCAAAAAATTAGACGGGATAGGGCTTGTTGACAAAGATGGTATTCCTTTATCAGGTTGGTCTAAGAATGTTGATCTTACTTCATTTGATGGACCAGACGATGAATCTTGGATAGGGATCAGCTGTCAGCGTGGCTTCTTAGACGAACAAGATGCAGTTTATATAGGTGAGATACTTAAATCTGTCCAGATGGTATCGGATGTGATGGAAGCCCTTGTCAAAAGGGTTTTATTAGCAGAATCAGAAACTACGATTGAGAAGGAGAAAGCAAGCTTAGGTCAGGAAGAAATTATGCGAAAGTCTGCTCAGTTGGAGAATATGTCTATGAAATTAGAGGAGATGGAACGATTTGCTTTGGGTACAAATAGTATTTTGAATGACATGAGGCAAAGAGTTGCAGACTTGGTGGAAGAAACAACTAGACAGAGACAACGGGCTGCTGAAAATGAAGAAGAGCTTTGTCGAGTGAAACAGGAATTTGAGTCTCTGAAGTCATATGTTAGTAGTCTAATCACAGTGAGAGAAACCTTACTTTCGTCTGAGAAGCAATTCCAAACTATTGAGAAGCTGTTTGAACG GTTAGTTGGAAAGACTACCCAGCTGGAGGGTGAGAAAATGCAGAAAGAGGCTGAAGTTCAGAAACTCATGGAAGAGAATGTGAGGTTGAGTGCTCTGCTGGACAAGAAAGAGGCTCAAATTCTGGCATTGAATGAACAATGTAAGATGATGGCCTTGAGCTCTTCACACATGTAA